From bacterium:
TGCCGAACAGCGAAAGCAGAACCTCATTCGCGAACAGGTGGATCATGCGGTAGTAGTCGTCCGCCTTGCCGGAATACTCCTTGCCCATGACCAGGCTCTCGGTACCGACGTTGTATAGCCGCGCGGTGATCGTCAGGCTTTCGCCCGCGCGCTTGTACGAGCCCTTGATGAGGTATTCGACGCCGATGATCTTCCAGTCGCTAAACGAGAAACTGCCCGGCTTCACGCCCGCGCTGCGGGGGTCTTCCAGGTAGCGTGCGCGGTCGGCGACCTCGAATTCGCCGCTCATCTCCATGTCTTCGGTCAGAAGGTCCGCGAGTTTATGCGACAGATCGTCGAAACCCGTTTCCGACTCGGCGAAAAACTCGGGGATCGCCATGGAAATCTTCTGGATCGTCGTGCCATAGATCTTGGACGGCGTGATGACGCCGCCTTCGACCGGGCCGCCTTCCGTGCCGGATCCGGGCGCCGGCGGCGGGCCGCCCTCTGGAGGCGGTGTCGTCTGGGCCAAGGCCGGTGCGGCGGATAACGCCATGAAAAGACTAAGGAAAATCGCGATTATGACGTGGACCGTGGCCGGCGGGGGCGAGGCGGTCCGCAATCTTAAGGGCATCATGTCTCCCGGTTCGATCGTCGCGCGCGCATTTTGAGGTTTTTGCGCGCGTTGTAAACCGGCGCCCAATCGCCTGGCGGGCGCGCGTCAGTTTGCTTCTTTCGGCTTGAACGTGAACGAGATGCCGCCGGCCAGTTTTCCGTGCAGCTCCGACGGCGGGCGGGAGAATGGCACGGCGTTTGACACCGCCTGGCGAATGCTCGCGTCGAGCGAAGGGTCGCCGGACGACTTGATCGCGACGCCGATGAGGTTGCCGGCCGCGTCGATCTTCACCGTGGCGGGGATGCTTTTGTCGCGAAGCTCCGCCGGCATTCCGGGCGGCAGTTTCCAGCGCGAGCGGATTTTTTCGCGAACGCCCGCGAGATAGAGCTTTTCGATCGACGGGCGCGTGCCGGCTTCGCCTTCGCCGCCGCCGCCGGCCTGAGCCTTGCGCCGCAAATCCTCGATGCGTTTTCGGGCGAGTTCCTCCTGGACGCGGGTTTTGGCGGATCGCTGCTTGACGGTCGATTTCACCTTGGGTTTGGGCGCGACGTTTTCCGGCATGTCCTCGGTTTTCGTCGCGGTCTGTTTGACCTCGCGCTCGAACGGGTTGAGCGCGGTCTTGCGCACTTCCGGCACCGGATCCGCGCCGACCGATCGCCCCTTGGGCAGGTCCGCAAGATCGAACACGAGCGGTTGATCGGGCGGGGGAGGCGGCGCGTTTCCGACCGTAACCGCGACGAAGATCGCATACGCCACGAAAAACCCGACGTGAGTGAGGATCGACGCGAACCACATCGCGCCGAAAAGGCGGCCGAACGGATCGGGGCGCGGCGGGTTGTAGCGCGGGACGGCGGCCAGGCGGTAGGTCATCGCGCGCGTCGCGCGGCCCTTACGGGCCCGCGTTCCCCTTGGGCAGGGTTTTCAGGCCGAGCTGCTCGACGCCCGCGGCTTTGGCCTCGGCGATCGCCGCCACCACGACGCCGTAATCGACGGCCGTGTCGGCCTCGACGAAGATGCGTTTTTCGGCCTTGCCCTCGTACAGCTTGCGGAGTTCCTCGCGCAGCGCTTCCCTGGCGATAGGCGTCTTGCCGATGAATATCCGCCCCTCGGCGTCAATCGACAGGCGCACGTCTTCCTCCGCGGACTCGATCTTCTTGCCTTCCGCCGCGGGGAGATTGACGCCGATGCCTTCCTGCATGAGTGGCGCGGTAACCATGAAGATCACGAGCAGCACCAGCATGACGTCGACCATCGGCGTCACGTTGATGTCACTCATCATGTCGCGGCGCCGGCCGCTGGATCCGACGCTCATGCCCATCGGACACCAGAAAACAGAAAAGAGGAAAGAGAAAAGAGAGTCACGACGTGCGACCTTTCAGGAAAATTTTCCCGATTGCGATTCATTCCGCATTCCGCATTCCCAATTCCCCATTCATTAACCAATGGACGCCGAACGAATCGACTCGGTTCCGCGCCTTCACACCAGCCTAAAGGATATGCCGGTCGATGATATTCAGGAAGTCCGCCGTGAAGGCGTCCATTTCGCCTTCCAGGACGCGGATCTTGTTGTTGAAATGGTTGAAAAAAATGACGGCGGGGATCGCCGCGAAAAGGCCGATGGCGGTCGCGACGAGCGCCTCGGAGATGCCGGGCGCGACGACGGTCAGGCTCGCGGAGCCTTTTTGCCCGATGTCGTGGAAACTGATCATGATGCCCCAGACCGTGCCGAAAAGGCCGATGAACGGCGACGTATTGCCGCACGTGGCCAGAAACGGAATCGCGCGCTCCAGGCGCGTGATTTCGGCGACCGTGGTGCGGCGCAGCGCGCGGGCGATGTTCTCGCGCGCGGCCTCTTTTTTCGTGACGCCGCCTTTTGGCGATGTGCCCGCGGTCATGGTGATTTCGGTTTGCTGCCCGGTGTCGCGGAAACGCTCGAGCTCGCGGTAGCCCGCGCGGTACAGCTCGCCAAGCGGCGTCAGCGTCAGGTCGCGCGAAGCCCGGTAGATCTCGTCAAGCTGGCGGGACTCCCAGAAGAGCTTGAGGAAGACCTCCGACTCGCGGGCGGCTTTCCGCAGGGTCAGCCCCTTCAGGAAGATGATCGCCCAGCTCGTGACGGAAAAAACCAGGAGCAGCAGCATGACGAATGTCACCACCGGGCCCGCGTTCTTGATCACCTCGACGATGTTGAACGCGGACGGGCCGGTGGAATCCAACGGCTGCGTGACGGCCAAAAGGGCCAGGGAAAGTTTCATGCGCGCCTATCCGGAAAACGGCGAAAATTCGCGCGGCAACGTAAGCGACCCGCCCGCCGATGTCAACGAAAAATCGCGTCCGGCGCGCGGGCAAACAGCCCGGACGGACCCGCCAAAAAGGCCAACTTTCGCGCGCCGCGCCGGCGGAATTTACAGGCGGGCATCCACGTGTAAGATATTGGCGCGGAAACGCCGATACGTATGAACCTGCCGCCGGCCGCAAGAAAAATTGACAGCGGCATTCGCCACGGGGCCAACGGAGCCCGGCGAAATTGAATTTACCAGGTTGAACCACGAAAACGACTCCTCCCTTTCCCGGGAACGGAGCGTGGAGAGCGTCATGAATGCAAGGCTCATGCTCGCGTTGTTTTGCACCGCCGCCGTGTTCGCGCTTGTCGTCGGGTTCGCGTGCGTTCCGGGCGACGATGATGACGACGACGATGACGACGACGACGATGACGACGACGAACTTCCCACCGAAAGCATCAAGACCATCGAGGCGATCGCCGTCGGCGACGACGCGGGCCGATACAAGAACGGCCGATGGAGCCCGGACGGCGACGTGCCCGCCGAGGCCCTGCCGCTTTCGACAATCGATTTTCGCGGCCCGGATTTCGGGTTCGCGGCCGGCGTCGGGCGCATCCTGCAATACGAAGACGGCGAATGGACCGGCGCCGCGGCGCCGATCGAGCCGGACCTCGATGTCCGCCGCATCCTGATCCACCCGGACGGCCGCGTGTTCGCGTTCGGTAACCGCGGCGTCGATTCCGGCGGCGTGCTGGTCACGCGCGGGCTCGACGGAATCTGGACGCGCGACGACCTGTCGAGTCTGACCTCCGACGGCGTTTTCATTCGCGACGCGATGCTCTCGGACGAGGGCGTCATCCTGCTCGTCACCGTGAACCTCTCCGCTTACCTGTACATGGCCGGCGGGGTCGCACCCGCGTCGGTGCAGGTCTATGCGTTCGATCCGACGAATTTCCTCACATACAACGCCATCGGCCGGTTGTTCGACGGGCGCATCCTGCTTGGCGGCTGGCGCAGCGACGGCATCAACCGCTTCGGATTCGTGATGGTGGAGGACGGGCTGGGCGGCTACATGCCGTTCGAACTCCCCGCGAGCGACTGCCCGGTGCAG
This genomic window contains:
- the tolQ gene encoding protein TolQ; the encoded protein is MKLSLALLAVTQPLDSTGPSAFNIVEVIKNAGPVVTFVMLLLLVFSVTSWAIIFLKGLTLRKAARESEVFLKLFWESRQLDEIYRASRDLTLTPLGELYRAGYRELERFRDTGQQTEITMTAGTSPKGGVTKKEAARENIARALRRTTVAEITRLERAIPFLATCGNTSPFIGLFGTVWGIMISFHDIGQKGSASLTVVAPGISEALVATAIGLFAAIPAVIFFNHFNNKIRVLEGEMDAFTADFLNIIDRHIL
- a CDS encoding TonB C-terminal domain-containing protein, whose protein sequence is MTYRLAAVPRYNPPRPDPFGRLFGAMWFASILTHVGFFVAYAIFVAVTVGNAPPPPPDQPLVFDLADLPKGRSVGADPVPEVRKTALNPFEREVKQTATKTEDMPENVAPKPKVKSTVKQRSAKTRVQEELARKRIEDLRRKAQAGGGGEGEAGTRPSIEKLYLAGVREKIRSRWKLPPGMPAELRDKSIPATVKIDAAGNLIGVAIKSSGDPSLDASIRQAVSNAVPFSRPPSELHGKLAGGISFTFKPKEAN
- a CDS encoding biopolymer transporter ExbD, with the protein product MSVGSSGRRRDMMSDINVTPMVDVMLVLLVIFMVTAPLMQEGIGVNLPAAEGKKIESAEEDVRLSIDAEGRIFIGKTPIAREALREELRKLYEGKAEKRIFVEADTAVDYGVVVAAIAEAKAAGVEQLGLKTLPKGNAGP